From Natronorubrum halophilum, a single genomic window includes:
- a CDS encoding glycoside hydrolase family 3 N-terminal domain-containing protein, with translation MTGLEDSEPYLDPSLPIEARVADLLDRMTTEEKIGQLAGSYVGVLDEGLHGVDDVIDEIDEYHIGSVAPFGWGGSPNESVEDAVDAARRLQEHAVEATRLGIPLLFAADAVHGHAYIAESTVFPNNLGAAATWSPDLVERAAEITAKEMRATGSAQNYGPTCDVVRDPRWGRTGETFGESPYLVGTLAASEVRGYQGDELDANSVLATAKHFPAYGVPTRGEDAAPVDVSSHTLRNVLLPPFEAAIDEGVGAVMPCYNSIDGEPAHGSRRFLTGLLREELDFDGVVVSDWNGITQLHEEHRTAGSPIEAARQTHRAGLDIGSVAGADHAQHVRDLLEQRELSERLLEDSVGRVLRAKFALGLFEDPYPDPEAAATLGSDESLDTAREAVRKSLTLLQNDDDLLPLGDGVDEVFVTGPNADEMVHQNGGWSCNADAGIPGTTILEGVDDTVDDETTVTHEPGSAIGAPVDVEAAAERAAKADVAVVALGEDWYLHEFGPSAKTASETGEFPTRGKLSLPDAQRDLVEAVSETGTPVVAVLVTGRPLAVEWLAETVPSILMAYYPGRVGGEVIAETLFGESEPGGRLPISIPRSAETLPTYFNHMPHPHPIGPDEHPASYDPLFEFGHGLSYTTLEYESIELSENTIRPDEDVTVRVTVANTGNRRGSEVVQVFGRDEFSSVVTPVRELWAFERVELERGARADVTLRIDADEIGLFERSRDGRIDDGSLRLSVGDRTFDLDVRPRSD, from the coding sequence ATGACAGGCCTAGAGGACAGCGAGCCGTACCTAGATCCGTCGCTGCCGATCGAAGCGCGCGTTGCGGACCTCCTCGATCGGATGACGACCGAAGAGAAGATCGGCCAGCTGGCCGGTTCCTACGTCGGAGTGCTCGACGAGGGGCTCCACGGAGTCGACGACGTTATCGACGAAATCGACGAGTATCACATCGGATCCGTCGCCCCCTTCGGCTGGGGCGGCTCTCCCAACGAGTCGGTCGAGGACGCCGTCGACGCGGCTCGCCGACTGCAAGAGCACGCCGTCGAAGCGACGCGCCTCGGTATCCCGTTGCTGTTCGCAGCCGACGCGGTTCACGGTCACGCCTACATCGCGGAGTCGACCGTCTTTCCGAACAACCTGGGTGCGGCGGCGACGTGGAGCCCCGACCTCGTCGAACGCGCCGCCGAAATCACCGCGAAAGAGATGCGGGCGACCGGTTCCGCCCAGAACTACGGTCCGACGTGCGACGTCGTACGCGATCCGCGATGGGGACGAACCGGAGAGACGTTCGGCGAGAGCCCCTACCTCGTCGGAACGCTGGCCGCCAGCGAAGTTCGCGGGTACCAGGGCGACGAACTCGACGCCAACTCGGTGCTCGCGACGGCGAAGCACTTCCCGGCCTACGGGGTGCCCACGCGCGGGGAGGACGCCGCGCCGGTCGACGTGTCCTCGCACACGCTCCGTAACGTACTCCTTCCGCCGTTCGAGGCGGCGATCGACGAGGGCGTCGGCGCGGTGATGCCGTGTTACAACTCGATCGACGGCGAACCGGCTCACGGGTCGCGCCGGTTCCTGACGGGACTCCTCCGCGAAGAACTGGATTTCGACGGCGTCGTCGTCTCCGACTGGAACGGGATCACGCAGTTACACGAGGAGCACCGGACGGCGGGAAGCCCGATCGAAGCGGCGCGCCAGACACACCGTGCGGGCCTCGACATCGGTTCGGTCGCCGGGGCCGACCACGCACAGCACGTTCGGGACCTGCTCGAGCAGCGCGAGCTATCCGAACGCCTGCTCGAAGACAGCGTCGGGCGAGTGCTGCGGGCGAAGTTCGCTCTCGGCCTCTTCGAGGATCCGTATCCGGACCCCGAAGCCGCGGCGACACTGGGCTCCGACGAGAGCCTCGATACGGCGCGGGAGGCCGTCCGGAAGTCGCTCACGCTGTTACAAAACGACGACGACCTCCTCCCCCTCGGCGATGGTGTCGACGAGGTGTTCGTGACCGGCCCGAACGCCGACGAGATGGTCCACCAGAACGGCGGGTGGAGCTGCAACGCGGACGCCGGCATCCCGGGAACGACGATCCTCGAGGGAGTCGACGACACGGTGGACGACGAGACAACCGTCACCCACGAACCCGGCAGCGCTATCGGCGCCCCCGTCGACGTCGAGGCCGCTGCGGAGCGAGCGGCAAAAGCGGACGTCGCCGTGGTCGCACTCGGCGAGGATTGGTACCTTCACGAGTTCGGCCCCTCCGCGAAGACCGCCAGCGAGACGGGCGAGTTCCCGACGCGCGGCAAGCTTTCGCTCCCCGACGCCCAGCGCGACCTCGTCGAGGCGGTGTCGGAGACGGGGACGCCCGTCGTTGCGGTCCTGGTCACCGGGCGGCCGCTGGCCGTCGAGTGGCTGGCGGAGACGGTGCCGTCGATCCTCATGGCGTACTACCCCGGCCGTGTCGGCGGCGAGGTAATCGCGGAGACGCTGTTCGGCGAGTCCGAACCCGGCGGACGGCTCCCGATCTCGATCCCGCGGTCGGCGGAGACGCTCCCGACGTACTTCAACCACATGCCACACCCGCACCCGATCGGACCCGACGAGCACCCGGCATCGTACGATCCGCTCTTCGAGTTCGGCCACGGCCTGAGCTACACTACCCTCGAGTACGAGTCGATCGAACTATCGGAGAACACGATTCGTCCGGACGAGGACGTCACGGTCCGAGTCACGGTGGCCAACACGGGCAATCGACGCGGGAGCGAGGTCGTCCAGGTGTTCGGCCGAGACGAGTTCAGTTCGGTCGTAACGCCCGTCCGCGAACTGTGGGCGTTCGAGCGCGTCGAACTCGAGCGCGGAGCGCGAGCGGATGTGACGCTCCGAATCGACGCGGACGAGATCGGGCTCTTCGAACGATCGCGCGACGGGCGGATCGACGACGGGAGCCTTCGACTCTCCGTCGGGGATCGAACGTTCGACCTCGACGTCCGTCCGCGTAGCGACTGA
- a CDS encoding IclR family transcriptional regulator, translating into MPDANDRSPRQLETVARSCDVIEALEELDGAGVTELANYLDLSKSSAYSYLATLREKRLVVKTDQTYRLSLEFLYLGKTVRHRHVLFGHGKEQVEALADETGEYVHLMCEQHGLERNIHKVAGENAVGDTYHTAKERKTDYLHFTATGKAVLAYLPESRVEEIIDEHGLVRKTENTITDREALFEELRSVRAQGYAVNDEEEIKGIRAVGAPIRSDDGTVLGAISVSGPTSRINGDRYHETLPMNVMERANITEASINLSSASRSL; encoded by the coding sequence ATGCCCGACGCCAACGATCGATCCCCTCGGCAGTTGGAAACCGTCGCGCGGTCGTGCGACGTCATCGAAGCGCTCGAGGAACTGGACGGAGCAGGCGTAACGGAACTGGCCAACTACCTCGATCTCTCGAAAAGTTCGGCGTACTCGTATCTCGCTACGCTCCGCGAGAAGCGACTCGTCGTCAAAACCGATCAGACGTACCGACTCAGCCTCGAATTTTTGTATCTCGGAAAAACGGTCCGTCACCGGCACGTTCTCTTCGGACACGGCAAGGAACAGGTCGAAGCGCTCGCCGACGAAACCGGGGAGTACGTCCATCTCATGTGCGAACAACACGGCCTCGAGCGGAACATCCACAAGGTCGCAGGCGAAAACGCAGTCGGTGATACGTATCATACGGCCAAAGAACGGAAAACGGACTATCTCCACTTCACCGCGACGGGAAAAGCCGTCCTCGCATACCTCCCGGAAAGCCGCGTCGAGGAAATAATCGACGAGCACGGTCTCGTCCGAAAGACCGAAAATACGATCACGGACAGGGAGGCGCTCTTCGAGGAACTTCGGTCCGTCCGAGCGCAGGGGTACGCGGTAAACGACGAAGAAGAGATCAAGGGGATTCGCGCGGTCGGCGCACCGATTCGCAGCGACGATGGAACCGTTCTCGGAGCGATCAGCGTTTCCGGGCCGACGAGCCGAATCAACGGCGATCGGTACCACGAGACCCTGCCGATGAACGTCATGGAACGCGCGAACATCACGGAGGCGAGTATCAATCTCTCGAGCGCCAGTCGGTCGCTTTGA
- a CDS encoding ABC transporter permease produces the protein MSERTEQVRVLDDDEAFEAVAENTMGRGERYRRLFDRWVLAPGRIIWDDVRARVGASILLLYVLVGLFGPAVYKEPKVNQGPRSLTPLAEGLTYPLGTDNLGRDILAQLVHATPSMLQMITAGGLFVTVMGVTVGTTAGFAGGRTDRFLSLITDIVMTIPGLPLIVILAALLEPQDPIVTGLILTINVWAGLAREIRSQVLSISRHSYVEASQAMGLSTPTIILRDILPNIMPYVLITFVNAARQVIFASIGLYFLGVLPYDSVVNWGVMIDQAVSGGAMHVMSMAHWLIAPLATITLLSFGLILFSQGTDRMFNPRVRARHSSTTRSNDEPTDDGATATTGGGVR, from the coding sequence ATGAGCGAACGCACGGAGCAGGTTCGCGTCCTCGACGACGACGAGGCGTTCGAAGCCGTGGCGGAGAACACGATGGGCCGCGGGGAGCGCTACCGCCGACTGTTCGACCGCTGGGTGCTCGCTCCGGGTCGAATCATCTGGGACGACGTCCGCGCCCGCGTCGGAGCGTCGATCCTCCTGCTGTACGTGCTCGTCGGCCTGTTCGGACCGGCCGTCTACAAGGAACCGAAGGTCAACCAGGGGCCGCGGTCGCTCACGCCGCTCGCCGAGGGACTGACTTACCCCCTCGGGACCGACAACCTCGGCCGCGACATCCTCGCTCAACTCGTCCATGCGACGCCGTCGATGCTGCAGATGATTACGGCCGGCGGCCTGTTCGTGACGGTTATGGGCGTCACCGTGGGCACGACCGCGGGGTTCGCCGGCGGACGGACCGACCGGTTCCTCTCGCTGATCACGGACATCGTGATGACCATTCCGGGGCTGCCCCTCATCGTCATCCTGGCCGCGCTACTCGAGCCCCAGGATCCGATCGTCACGGGACTCATTCTGACGATCAACGTCTGGGCGGGCCTCGCTCGAGAGATCCGCTCGCAGGTCCTCTCGATCAGCCGCCACTCCTACGTGGAAGCGTCCCAGGCGATGGGACTGTCGACGCCGACGATCATCCTCAGAGACATCCTTCCGAACATCATGCCCTACGTACTGATCACGTTCGTCAACGCGGCGAGACAGGTTATCTTCGCATCGATCGGACTGTACTTCCTCGGCGTGTTGCCCTACGACAGCGTCGTCAACTGGGGCGTCATGATCGACCAGGCGGTCAGCGGCGGCGCGATGCACGTCATGTCGATGGCCCACTGGCTGATCGCGCCGCTGGCGACGATCACGCTCCTGTCGTTCGGACTGATCCTGTTCTCACAGGGGACCGACAGGATGTTCAACCCCCGCGTTCGCGCCCGACACTCCTCGACGACCCGCTCGAACGACGAACCGACGGACGACGGTGCGACCGCGACGACCGGGGGTGGCGTCCGATGA
- a CDS encoding ABC transporter substrate-binding protein codes for MASPDNPAIELSSDGPSRRLFMKTAAASVPLALAGCAGDVDDGRPDGELLWGGSVPVQSLDPHFESAAATARVLENITQGLVRVNWDYELEPLLAESWETSEDNLEITFSLREGVLFHDGTELTADDVLASFTRIEEQEGLAADYMALVDSMDAADEYTFEMVLTEPFAPLLSRMATSHMHVLPAHQAEQSQDEFTEPIGTGPFEFESMEIDSEFVMVKYDDYWDDGLPHLERVTKNEIPDNDNRLNTFRAGEVDFINDVPPRHASDLEDDSEVDFINRFPKSLVYLGVNCNEEPFDSRDARLALEYAIDKNEVMEAALYGQGQVAASPAAPDSEWEHPDLQPRQQDYELAQEHLDAAGYSDGFEATFQIPQQYNDQVSAAQIIESQASEVGIELDIQMITWSNWLSDVYTDQNFQATTSSYLGLWFPDAGFHRPLHSDGAFFFTGWEDEEYNDLVDEARQLYDIEERAPLYHDAAELLKERRSGHILLYWMPTLMARTNDFTGEVMAPDGSTFRFEDTQLE; via the coding sequence ATGGCAAGTCCTGACAATCCAGCGATCGAACTGTCATCAGACGGTCCGAGCCGCCGTCTCTTCATGAAAACCGCTGCAGCCAGTGTTCCGCTCGCCCTCGCAGGGTGTGCCGGCGACGTCGACGATGGTCGACCCGACGGCGAACTTCTGTGGGGTGGGAGCGTCCCCGTCCAGAGCCTCGACCCACACTTTGAGAGCGCAGCGGCCACCGCACGCGTCCTCGAGAACATCACGCAGGGACTCGTCAGAGTCAACTGGGATTACGAACTCGAGCCGCTGCTGGCGGAGTCCTGGGAGACCTCCGAGGACAACCTGGAGATCACGTTCTCGCTTCGCGAGGGCGTCCTCTTTCACGACGGTACGGAGCTCACCGCCGACGACGTGCTCGCGTCGTTCACCCGCATCGAAGAGCAGGAGGGGCTCGCGGCGGATTACATGGCGCTGGTCGACTCGATGGACGCGGCGGACGAGTACACGTTCGAGATGGTGCTAACCGAGCCGTTCGCGCCGTTACTGTCGCGAATGGCGACGTCTCACATGCACGTTCTTCCGGCCCATCAGGCCGAACAGAGCCAAGACGAGTTCACCGAGCCGATCGGAACCGGTCCCTTCGAATTCGAGAGCATGGAGATCGACTCCGAGTTCGTCATGGTGAAATACGACGACTACTGGGACGACGGCCTTCCGCACCTCGAGCGAGTCACGAAGAACGAAATTCCCGACAACGACAATCGCCTCAATACGTTCAGAGCCGGCGAAGTGGATTTCATCAACGACGTGCCGCCACGACACGCGTCGGACCTCGAGGACGATTCGGAGGTCGACTTCATCAATCGGTTCCCGAAATCGCTCGTCTACCTCGGCGTGAACTGCAACGAGGAACCGTTTGACAGCCGCGACGCGCGACTCGCACTCGAGTATGCGATCGACAAGAACGAAGTCATGGAAGCGGCGCTGTACGGTCAGGGACAGGTCGCCGCGAGTCCCGCCGCACCCGACAGCGAGTGGGAGCATCCCGACCTCCAGCCGCGGCAACAGGATTACGAACTGGCGCAGGAACACCTGGATGCGGCGGGGTATTCCGACGGCTTCGAGGCGACGTTCCAGATCCCACAACAGTACAACGATCAGGTGAGCGCGGCGCAGATCATCGAATCCCAGGCGTCGGAGGTCGGCATCGAACTCGATATCCAGATGATCACGTGGAGTAACTGGCTCAGCGACGTCTACACGGATCAGAACTTCCAGGCGACGACCAGTTCCTACCTGGGCCTCTGGTTCCCCGATGCCGGATTCCACCGTCCGCTCCACTCCGACGGCGCGTTCTTCTTTACCGGATGGGAGGACGAAGAGTACAACGACCTCGTCGACGAAGCGCGGCAACTCTACGACATCGAGGAACGCGCGCCGCTGTATCACGACGCCGCCGAACTACTCAAAGAGCGTCGTTCGGGCCACATCCTGCTGTACTGGATGCCGACGCTGATGGCTCGCACGAACGACTTCACGGGCGAGGTCATGGCACCGGACGGCTCGACGTTTCGATTCGAAGACACGCAACTCGAGTAA
- a CDS encoding oligopeptide/dipeptide ABC transporter ATP-binding protein: MSEPADAVSVVGTDSRLETVLSCRDLSVAFHMDRGTSTVLNGLDIDIERNEIIGIVGESGSGKSMFASALLDAVVEPGVTSGTISYRPTDGPAVDVLDLSDDRLRRLRWEEISMVFQGALSSFNPTLKLRGHFVETLEAHDYDVERGMERTRELLSDLYLDPERVLGSYPHELSGGMKQRALIALSLVLDPDVLVMDEPTAALDLLMQRSIVSLLSDLRDKYDLTMVFITHDLPLVTKLADRIGVLYAFELAEVGTTEEVLTAPTHPYTRALLNSTPDIESPLEEMRPIDGAAPDPVNVPPGCPYHERCPIATDDCATIKPPMEAASETHDVACHHRERVDEIELTTGVDR; the protein is encoded by the coding sequence ATGAGCGAACCCGCCGACGCGGTGTCCGTCGTCGGGACCGATTCTCGGCTCGAGACCGTCCTCAGCTGTCGCGATCTCTCCGTGGCGTTCCACATGGATCGCGGCACGTCGACGGTCCTCAACGGGCTGGATATCGACATCGAGCGCAACGAGATCATCGGTATCGTCGGCGAATCCGGCTCCGGAAAGTCGATGTTCGCCTCCGCGCTGCTGGACGCCGTCGTCGAACCCGGCGTCACGTCGGGGACGATTTCCTACCGGCCGACGGACGGTCCGGCGGTCGACGTCCTCGACCTCTCGGACGATCGGCTTCGCCGACTTCGCTGGGAGGAGATCTCGATGGTGTTCCAGGGGGCGCTCTCGTCGTTCAACCCGACGCTGAAGCTCCGCGGCCACTTCGTTGAGACGCTCGAGGCTCACGACTACGACGTCGAGCGGGGGATGGAACGAACGCGCGAACTCCTCTCCGATCTCTACCTCGACCCCGAGCGCGTGTTGGGCAGCTATCCGCACGAACTCTCCGGCGGGATGAAACAGCGCGCGTTGATCGCGCTCTCGCTCGTCCTCGACCCGGACGTGCTCGTGATGGACGAACCGACGGCCGCGCTGGATCTGCTCATGCAGCGGTCGATCGTCAGCCTGCTCTCGGATCTCCGAGACAAGTACGACCTGACGATGGTGTTTATCACCCACGATCTGCCGCTCGTGACGAAGCTGGCGGACCGGATCGGCGTCCTCTACGCGTTCGAACTCGCGGAGGTCGGGACCACCGAGGAGGTGCTCACCGCACCAACTCATCCCTACACGCGGGCGCTGTTGAACTCGACGCCCGACATCGAGTCGCCCCTCGAGGAGATGCGCCCGATCGACGGGGCGGCGCCCGACCCGGTCAACGTTCCACCGGGCTGTCCGTACCACGAGCGGTGTCCGATCGCGACGGACGACTGCGCGACGATCAAGCCCCCGATGGAGGCGGCCAGCGAAACGCACGACGTCGCCTGTCATCACCGGGAGCGAGTCGACGAGATCGAACTGACCACGGGGGTGGACCGATGA
- a CDS encoding ABC transporter permease encodes MQRYYIERTLQAVVTVVSVMSLAFFLLRLMPGNPADAYRAELIQNNPQLSQAEIDHRVEQKLNVLPDAPLHEQYGNYVLGLLRGDLGESINEGVPVSEIIAEALPWTIFTMSIALLLSFAIGISLGAVMAYKEGSSFDSGFSVLSILCNSVPNYIVGILAIWFLGYQFELFPTGGRYSTEMEPTVGLLEPVQTLAFLGDALWHASLLILSYAVVAAGGWALRMRGNSIQVLGEDYLRVARLRGLSERRIATRYVGRNAVLPLYTALLIAIGFALGGSVILEQVFTYPGVGYYMIEGLEARDYPLMMGVFLVMTVAVVLGVYVADLTYGLIDPRAQTRGGDHR; translated from the coding sequence ATGCAACGATATTACATCGAACGCACGCTTCAGGCGGTCGTCACGGTCGTCTCGGTGATGAGCCTCGCGTTTTTCCTCCTGCGACTGATGCCCGGCAACCCCGCGGACGCCTACCGGGCCGAACTCATCCAGAACAACCCGCAACTGTCACAGGCCGAGATCGACCACCGCGTCGAACAGAAGCTCAACGTGCTCCCGGACGCGCCGCTCCACGAACAGTACGGTAACTACGTGCTCGGATTGCTGCGAGGCGACCTCGGCGAGTCGATCAACGAGGGCGTCCCCGTGTCGGAGATCATCGCGGAGGCGCTCCCCTGGACGATCTTTACGATGTCCATCGCGCTGTTGCTCTCGTTCGCCATCGGCATCTCGCTCGGTGCCGTGATGGCGTACAAGGAAGGGAGCTCCTTCGACAGCGGGTTCTCCGTGCTCTCGATCCTGTGTAACTCGGTCCCGAACTACATCGTCGGCATTCTGGCGATCTGGTTCCTGGGCTACCAGTTCGAGCTGTTCCCCACGGGCGGTCGGTACTCGACGGAGATGGAGCCGACGGTGGGGCTCCTAGAGCCCGTTCAAACGCTCGCCTTCCTCGGCGACGCGCTTTGGCATGCCTCGTTGCTGATCCTGTCGTACGCGGTCGTCGCAGCCGGCGGCTGGGCGCTGCGGATGCGGGGCAACAGCATCCAGGTACTCGGCGAGGATTACCTGCGGGTCGCGCGGCTTCGCGGGCTCTCGGAGCGACGGATCGCGACGCGCTACGTCGGGCGCAATGCGGTGTTGCCGCTGTACACGGCGCTCCTGATCGCGATCGGCTTCGCGCTCGGCGGCAGCGTCATCCTCGAGCAGGTGTTTACGTATCCCGGCGTGGGCTACTACATGATCGAGGGGTTAGAGGCGCGCGACTATCCGCTCATGATGGGCGTCTTCCTCGTCATGACGGTCGCGGTCGTTCTCGGCGTCTACGTTGCCGACCTCACGTACGGACTCATCGATCCCCGCGCCCAGACGCGGGGAGGTGACCACCGATGA
- a CDS encoding M20 family metallo-hydrolase, protein MKVSEGKLRREIEANAQFGALPDAEGQGRTALTGTDANRRARERFVDRLEAGGFDVRIDAVGNIVGRWVPPSADPTAPPVVTGSHLDSVPVGGIFDGPLGVYGGLEAVRAIRKSDRSLERPLHVVCFTEEEGQRFGNGILGSSVATGQQSVDDALAFEDESGTTLEEALDRIGFHGSGRIDASEWDSWLELHVEQGTRLEQDGASAGIVTNITGITHCYLEVTGEADHAGSTPMTDRTDALAAASEVVLDVEAAANRIVADASPSAVGTVGKSVVEPNATNVIPGQVRLGIDIRDVSSDSIAKLVNALEASARRIERERNVEASVSRPYDVPPEPMTDRCRETLIEAAAATNVRASLMHSGAAHDTMNVARVTDAGLLFAPSRGGISHNPREWTEWEDCAAATTVLAEALARLAEA, encoded by the coding sequence ATGAAGGTCTCCGAGGGGAAGCTTCGGCGAGAAATCGAAGCTAACGCCCAGTTTGGCGCGTTGCCCGACGCCGAGGGACAGGGGCGAACTGCGCTCACCGGAACGGACGCTAACCGCCGAGCACGCGAACGATTCGTTGATCGACTCGAGGCGGGCGGATTCGACGTTCGTATCGATGCCGTCGGGAACATCGTGGGCCGATGGGTGCCGCCCAGCGCGGACCCGACCGCGCCGCCGGTCGTGACCGGCAGCCACCTCGACTCGGTCCCGGTCGGCGGAATCTTCGACGGCCCGCTGGGCGTCTACGGCGGGCTCGAGGCGGTTCGGGCGATACGGAAGTCGGATCGGTCGCTCGAGCGGCCGTTACACGTCGTGTGTTTCACCGAAGAGGAGGGACAACGATTCGGCAACGGAATCCTCGGTTCGTCCGTCGCAACCGGCCAGCAGTCGGTCGACGACGCGCTCGCGTTCGAGGACGAATCCGGAACGACGCTCGAGGAGGCGCTCGACCGAATCGGCTTTCACGGGAGCGGACGAATCGACGCCTCCGAGTGGGATTCGTGGCTCGAACTCCACGTCGAGCAAGGCACGCGGCTCGAGCAGGACGGTGCTTCCGCGGGAATCGTCACGAATATTACGGGAATCACCCACTGCTATCTCGAGGTGACCGGCGAAGCGGACCACGCGGGATCGACGCCGATGACCGACCGAACCGATGCGCTGGCTGCAGCGAGCGAAGTCGTCCTGGACGTCGAGGCGGCCGCGAATCGCATCGTCGCCGACGCGTCGCCGTCGGCGGTCGGAACGGTCGGAAAATCGGTCGTCGAACCGAACGCGACGAACGTGATTCCGGGACAGGTCCGCCTCGGGATCGATATTCGGGACGTCTCGAGCGATTCGATCGCGAAACTCGTCAACGCACTCGAGGCGAGCGCGCGACGGATCGAGCGGGAGCGAAACGTCGAGGCGAGCGTTTCCCGTCCGTACGACGTGCCGCCCGAGCCCATGACGGATCGGTGCCGTGAGACGCTGATCGAAGCAGCCGCTGCGACGAACGTTCGTGCGTCTCTCATGCACTCGGGGGCCGCTCACGATACGATGAACGTCGCTCGAGTGACCGATGCAGGACTGCTGTTCGCACCGTCCCGCGGCGGAATCTCGCACAACCCTCGAGAGTGGACCGAGTGGGAGGACTGCGCTGCAGCGACTACCGTTCTCGCCGAAGCGCTCGCACGACTCGCCGAGGCGTGA
- a CDS encoding ABC transporter substrate-binding protein — MLPDDALPGDAEASRRRFLQVTGLTGATALAGCFGDDNSSGNEEITGDEPMTDRTFTAPTSVLPGDMQWNAANESNYPDRPGFVVYDRLVYFRATSGEFVEGALADWEIGEDTATLTLQNDLTWHDGEDATAADLVRKLHISLYDNHPIGNFTSVENVTSVDDTTVEVGLEASVSEPVFLNSIKSLELDTPAEQYDDILAEMEDDSESTVLSEFAPEEPIGTGPFQYDSAGEQELITTKFEDSYWADNVNFAEYRFRFIDGNETAWQAIRGGSVDALHNIFTSPDIMASFPDHVLEIQQPANWGLSIAFDHDHEHFGQREVRKAIAHVIDREIVAENSSGGGDAKAPVRTPTGIVGNFDGSADDWLDEPDAFEDYAGRNTDRATELLESAGFSKEGDTWVDEDGETLSFEFKVPAAWNEWVDASITFNEHLQDFGIETNLVTRDDSVYFGQDLYGDAGFDAAGFWWSDGWTYPYHSLDWNLNSWDAQNVYNYPTSVDVPPVGDPDGEAETVELAPELEALVGMDADGDDARQKIQKLAWIFNYDLPQLPIQEKIDQCFVSVENFKVVENSHPATSVQYPTTYLPRVGKLVAKADE; from the coding sequence ATGCTACCAGACGATGCGCTCCCCGGAGACGCAGAGGCATCACGCCGCCGATTCTTGCAGGTGACCGGCTTAACGGGTGCAACGGCACTCGCGGGTTGTTTCGGCGACGACAACAGTTCGGGCAACGAGGAGATCACCGGCGACGAGCCGATGACCGACCGGACGTTCACCGCACCGACGTCGGTCCTCCCCGGCGACATGCAGTGGAACGCCGCGAACGAAAGCAACTACCCGGACCGACCCGGGTTCGTGGTTTACGACCGGCTAGTGTACTTCCGGGCGACGAGCGGCGAGTTCGTCGAGGGCGCCCTCGCTGACTGGGAGATCGGCGAGGACACGGCGACGCTCACCCTCCAGAACGACCTGACCTGGCACGACGGCGAGGACGCCACGGCGGCGGACCTCGTCCGGAAGCTTCACATCTCGCTGTACGACAATCACCCGATCGGGAACTTCACCTCGGTCGAGAACGTCACGTCCGTCGACGACACGACCGTCGAAGTCGGACTCGAGGCGTCCGTCTCCGAACCGGTCTTCCTCAACTCGATCAAGAGCCTGGAGCTTGACACACCGGCCGAGCAGTACGATGACATCCTCGCGGAAATGGAGGACGATTCCGAGTCGACGGTCCTCTCGGAGTTCGCACCCGAGGAGCCGATCGGAACCGGTCCGTTCCAGTACGACAGCGCCGGCGAACAGGAACTCATCACCACGAAATTCGAGGACTCGTACTGGGCAGACAACGTTAATTTCGCCGAGTATCGATTTCGATTCATCGACGGAAACGAGACGGCCTGGCAGGCGATTCGCGGCGGATCGGTCGACGCCCTGCACAACATCTTCACGTCGCCGGACATCATGGCCTCGTTCCCGGATCACGTCCTCGAGATCCAGCAACCGGCCAACTGGGGGCTGTCGATCGCGTTCGACCACGACCACGAACACTTCGGGCAGCGGGAGGTCCGCAAGGCGATCGCCCACGTGATCGATCGCGAGATCGTCGCGGAGAACTCCTCGGGCGGCGGCGACGCGAAAGCGCCCGTGCGGACGCCGACGGGCATCGTCGGGAATTTCGACGGGTCGGCCGACGACTGGCTCGACGAACCGGACGCCTTCGAGGATTACGCCGGACGGAACACCGACAGGGCCACCGAACTGCTCGAGTCGGCCGGCTTCTCGAAGGAGGGAGACACCTGGGTCGACGAGGACGGCGAGACGCTATCTTTCGAGTTCAAGGTGCCCGCCGCCTGGAACGAGTGGGTCGACGCCTCGATCACGTTCAACGAGCACTTGCAGGACTTCGGCATCGAGACCAACCTCGTCACCAGAGACGATAGCGTCTATTTCGGGCAGGACCTCTACGGCGACGCGGGCTTCGACGCGGCCGGATTTTGGTGGTCCGACGGCTGGACGTACCCGTACCACTCCCTCGATTGGAACCTCAACAGCTGGGACGCCCAGAACGTCTACAACTACCCCACGTCGGTCGACGTGCCGCCGGTGGGCGATCCCGACGGCGAGGCCGAGACGGTCGAACTCGCGCCCGAACTCGAAGCGCTCGTCGGCATGGACGCCGACGGCGACGACGCGCGCCAGAAAATTCAGAAGCTGGCGTGGATCTTCAACTACGATCTCCCGCAGCTACCGATCCAGGAGAAGATCGATCAGTGTTTCGTCTCCGTCGAGAACTTCAAAGTCGTCGAGAACTCGCACCCGGCGACGTCCGTCCAGTATCCGACGACGTACCTTCCCCGCGTCGGAAAGCTCGTCGCAAAGGCCGACGAATAG